The following proteins are encoded in a genomic region of Rubrobacter xylanophilus DSM 9941:
- a CDS encoding OsmC family protein — MAAERRAEAVWEGNLVQGSGRFTVGSGAFGEMPVTWASRTEKPDGKTSPEELIAAAHASCFAMALSFVLGEGGNPPERLEVSATSTFEEADGGFRISRMQLDVRGRVPGLDEEGFRSAVEQAEQGCPVSNALRGNVDISVSARLEG; from the coding sequence ATGGCTGCGGAGCGCAGGGCGGAGGCGGTCTGGGAAGGGAACCTCGTTCAGGGCAGCGGCAGGTTCACGGTGGGCAGCGGCGCCTTCGGCGAGATGCCGGTCACCTGGGCGTCGCGCACCGAGAAGCCGGACGGGAAGACCAGCCCCGAGGAGCTGATCGCGGCGGCCCACGCCTCGTGCTTCGCCATGGCCCTCTCCTTCGTGCTCGGCGAGGGGGGCAACCCCCCGGAGCGCCTGGAGGTCAGCGCCACCTCCACCTTCGAGGAGGCCGACGGGGGTTTCAGGATCTCCCGGATGCAGCTCGACGTGAGGGGGCGGGTCCCCGGGCTCGACGAAGAGGGCTTCCGCAGCGCCGTGGAGCAGGCCGAGCAGGGCTGCCCGGTCAGCAACGCCCTGCGCGGCAACGTGGACATCAGCGTGAGCGCCCGCCTGGAGGGCTAG
- a CDS encoding cysteine hydrolase family protein — protein sequence MARTVEVPEYEVHEEIRVDPARTALVVVDMQNDFVKEGGSLVVPDAGATIPAIRRLLELARGSGMKVVFTQDTHSEGDPEWEIWGEHCREGTWGWRIVDELAPREDELVIRKVRYDAFYGTHLDHFLRVWGVDTLVICGTVASICVHYTAASAALRWYKVVIPKDATSALHPFDLEASLRQTAFLFAGRITESGGVRAEPQPYRSKLEEAAGER from the coding sequence ATGGCCCGCACGGTAGAGGTTCCGGAGTACGAGGTTCACGAGGAGATCCGTGTAGACCCGGCGCGCACGGCGCTCGTCGTCGTGGACATGCAGAACGACTTCGTCAAGGAGGGCGGCTCGCTCGTCGTGCCGGACGCCGGGGCGACCATCCCCGCCATAAGGAGGCTCCTCGAGCTCGCCCGCGGGTCCGGGATGAAGGTCGTCTTCACCCAGGACACGCACTCCGAGGGCGATCCGGAGTGGGAGATCTGGGGCGAGCACTGCCGGGAGGGGACGTGGGGCTGGCGGATCGTGGACGAGCTCGCGCCCCGCGAGGACGAGCTCGTCATCCGCAAGGTGCGCTACGACGCCTTCTACGGCACGCACCTCGACCACTTCCTCCGGGTCTGGGGGGTGGACACCCTGGTGATCTGCGGCACCGTGGCGAGCATCTGCGTCCACTACACCGCGGCGAGCGCGGCGCTGCGCTGGTACAAGGTGGTGATCCCCAAAGACGCCACCTCCGCGCTCCACCCGTTCGACCTCGAGGCCTCCCTGCGCCAGACCGCCTTCCTGTTCGCGGGGAGGATAACGGAGAGCGGGGGCGTACGGGCGGAGCCGCAGCCCTACCGGAGCAAGCTGGAGGAGGCCGCCGGGGAGCGCTAG
- a CDS encoding DMT family transporter → MRLAYTLLLVGVTAVWGWTFVVVQDAIAAYGVLGFLALRFTLASGAMAPFVARRAGLGTLLVGGGIGVVLAAGYLLQTLGLLYTTPTNSGLITGLFVVFAPLAARALFGELLSRRVMLAVGLSLLGMVLLAGQSPSGVRVGDALTLGCAAALGAHIALLSRYAREHDAGALAFAQMLSMAALFWAMWPLFEPVFAPPPGVWPAIALTGLVASAGAFWVQTAVQQRISAARAAVILTMEPVFAALFGYWLAGDRLNPVQLAGAALILSALVVGEVLPALRRGKKG, encoded by the coding sequence GTGCGGCTCGCGTACACGCTGTTGCTCGTCGGGGTCACCGCCGTGTGGGGGTGGACCTTCGTCGTCGTCCAGGACGCCATCGCAGCCTACGGGGTGCTGGGGTTTCTGGCCCTGCGCTTCACGCTGGCGAGCGGGGCCATGGCCCCTTTCGTGGCCCGCCGCGCCGGGTTGGGGACGCTTCTCGTGGGCGGCGGCATCGGCGTGGTGCTGGCGGCGGGCTACCTCCTGCAGACCCTGGGCCTCCTGTACACCACGCCGACCAACTCCGGCCTGATCACGGGCCTGTTCGTGGTCTTCGCCCCGCTCGCCGCCCGGGCGCTGTTCGGGGAGCTGCTCTCCCGGCGGGTGATGCTGGCCGTGGGCCTCAGCCTGCTGGGCATGGTGCTGCTCGCGGGCCAGAGCCCCTCCGGGGTGAGGGTGGGCGACGCGCTCACCCTGGGCTGCGCGGCGGCGCTGGGGGCGCACATCGCCCTGCTCTCCCGCTACGCCCGCGAGCACGACGCCGGCGCGCTGGCCTTCGCCCAGATGCTCTCCATGGCGGCGCTGTTCTGGGCGATGTGGCCGCTCTTCGAGCCCGTCTTCGCGCCGCCCCCCGGCGTCTGGCCCGCTATCGCCCTCACCGGCTTGGTGGCCTCCGCCGGGGCCTTCTGGGTGCAGACCGCCGTCCAGCAGCGCATAAGCGCGGCCCGGGCCGCCGTGATCCTGACGATGGAGCCGGTCTTCGCCGCCCTTTTCGGCTACTGGCTCGCCGGGGACAGGCTCAACCCGGTGCAGCTCGCGGGGGCGGCCCTGATCCTCTCGGCCCTCGTGGTCGGCGAGGTGCTCCCGGCGCTCCGCCGCGGGAAGAAGGGCTGA
- a CDS encoding SIS domain-containing protein, with protein sequence MERSDALAERFAAEAAACERLFLVGIGTSHHAARVGEHLFRAYGGGLDARAVHSFDFALYGPEVTARDCVVAVSHRGSKRYTAAALRRAREAGSRTALVTGEGATVSVETDAVFETVPQERSSAHTVSYTSAVAVLALLAALAGRLRTGSETLEMGFLREEIPAALREALGTEDEARALAGEHVGRRRIWLAGGGPSAVTAEETALKIKETSYLQAEGMPTETMLHGPFQCVEAEDLFVLVAPSGAAQGRTLEVADLAGEVGAPSLVVSDGTAGIPGGASSLAVREVPEPFSALACLVPLQLFAYHLALARGTNPDSFRAEDPRFARADVSGRL encoded by the coding sequence TTGGAGCGCAGCGATGCACTCGCGGAGCGGTTCGCCGCGGAGGCCGCCGCGTGCGAGAGGCTGTTTCTCGTCGGCATCGGGACCTCGCACCACGCCGCGCGCGTCGGGGAGCATCTCTTCCGCGCCTACGGCGGCGGCCTCGACGCGCGGGCCGTCCACTCCTTCGACTTCGCGCTCTACGGGCCAGAGGTGACGGCCCGGGATTGCGTCGTCGCCGTCAGCCACCGCGGCTCCAAGCGCTATACGGCCGCGGCCCTGAGGCGAGCCCGGGAGGCCGGCAGCCGGACGGCCCTCGTCACCGGCGAAGGGGCGACCGTGTCCGTGGAGACCGACGCCGTGTTCGAGACGGTCCCGCAGGAGCGGTCGTCGGCCCACACCGTCAGCTACACGAGCGCGGTGGCCGTGCTCGCGCTCCTCGCCGCGCTCGCGGGGCGGCTGAGGACCGGCTCTGAGACCCTGGAGATGGGCTTCCTGCGCGAGGAGATACCGGCGGCGTTGCGGGAGGCGCTCGGCACGGAGGACGAGGCCCGCGCGCTGGCCGGGGAGCACGTGGGGCGGCGCAGGATCTGGCTCGCAGGCGGCGGCCCGAGCGCGGTTACGGCCGAGGAGACGGCGCTCAAGATCAAGGAGACCTCCTACCTCCAGGCCGAGGGGATGCCGACCGAGACGATGCTGCACGGGCCGTTCCAGTGCGTCGAGGCCGAGGACCTCTTCGTGCTCGTCGCGCCCTCGGGGGCGGCGCAGGGACGCACCCTGGAGGTCGCCGACCTCGCGGGCGAGGTCGGCGCGCCGAGCCTCGTCGTCTCCGACGGCACCGCCGGGATACCGGGCGGCGCGTCGTCGCTCGCCGTGCGCGAGGTCCCGGAGCCCTTCTCGGCGCTCGCCTGCCTGGTGCCGCTCCAGCTCTTCGCGTACCATCTGGCGCTCGCGCGCGGCACCAACCCGGACTCCTTCCGCGCCGAAGACCCGCGCTTCGCCCGCGCCGACGTTTCCGGGAGGTTGTGA
- a CDS encoding choice-of-anchor P family protein, whose product MGAAMDNARLKRHLAVWAGLLLGMALVVLAGAGEGEAATQLKGSFRGNAYGTYANAQAGPVAATLGRSAFIPCPCNGTGGKTLSNSVDSLDAGEVLRAGALRSTVFTRKTSTSAQVRNTSTVSGLNLLDGLITADAVKAVANTTADARRIRSSAAGSSFVDLRVDGRRVADVSPNTRIDLPGLGYVILKNVVPGGNGRSLGKVTVEMITVVVTRQNEFGLPVGARIVVAHAYSGFSRNQPEVIVGGQAYAATANAAVGDSLQNRIGKAAFVVIGCEGTGGKVRTNNVQALSVGDVLSIGTGRTTAFGGRRDSGTVARTTATVQDLRLLGGLIRADAVKAVAQDTFRNGRRTSSTQGTEFARLRVAGLPVPVDVRPNTRLDLPGIGYVVVNEQKIPAANSDARTQVNGLRVVVTRNNPLGLPVGAQIVVAHADSRVARF is encoded by the coding sequence ATGGGGGCAGCGATGGACAACGCGAGGCTGAAACGGCACCTGGCCGTATGGGCCGGGCTCCTGCTCGGGATGGCGCTCGTCGTGCTGGCGGGGGCGGGCGAGGGCGAGGCCGCCACGCAGCTGAAGGGCTCCTTCCGGGGCAACGCCTACGGCACCTACGCCAACGCCCAGGCCGGCCCGGTCGCGGCGACGCTCGGGCGCTCGGCCTTCATACCGTGCCCGTGCAACGGGACCGGGGGCAAGACCCTCTCCAACTCCGTCGACTCGCTCGACGCCGGAGAGGTGCTCAGGGCCGGGGCGCTGCGCAGCACCGTCTTCACCAGGAAGACCTCCACCTCGGCCCAGGTCAGGAACACCTCCACGGTGAGCGGGCTCAACCTGCTGGACGGCCTCATCACCGCCGACGCCGTGAAGGCCGTGGCCAACACCACGGCGGACGCCAGGAGGATACGGAGCTCGGCGGCGGGCTCCTCGTTCGTCGACCTCAGGGTCGACGGCCGGCGCGTCGCCGACGTCTCGCCGAACACCAGGATAGACCTCCCCGGCCTCGGGTACGTCATCCTCAAGAACGTGGTGCCCGGCGGCAACGGCAGGAGCCTCGGCAAGGTGACGGTGGAGATGATCACCGTCGTCGTCACCCGGCAGAACGAATTCGGCCTGCCGGTGGGCGCCAGGATCGTGGTGGCCCACGCCTACAGCGGCTTCTCCCGCAACCAGCCGGAGGTCATCGTCGGCGGCCAGGCCTACGCCGCGACCGCCAACGCCGCCGTCGGCGACAGCCTCCAGAACCGCATCGGCAAGGCCGCCTTCGTGGTCATCGGGTGCGAGGGGACGGGCGGCAAGGTCCGCACCAACAACGTGCAGGCCCTGAGCGTGGGCGACGTCCTCTCCATCGGCACCGGCAGGACGACCGCCTTCGGCGGCCGGCGCGACTCCGGCACCGTCGCCAGGACCACCGCCACGGTCCAGGATCTCAGACTGCTCGGGGGCCTCATACGCGCCGACGCCGTGAAGGCCGTGGCCCAGGACACCTTCAGGAACGGCCGCAGGACAAGCTCCACCCAGGGCACCGAGTTCGCCCGGCTGCGGGTCGCGGGCCTTCCGGTGCCCGTAGACGTCAGGCCCAACACGCGCCTGGATCTCCCCGGCATCGGCTACGTGGTGGTGAACGAGCAGAAGATACCCGCCGCGAACTCCGACGCCAGGACCCAGGTCAACGGTTTGCGGGTGGTCGTCACCCGCAACAACCCGCTCGGGCTGCCGGTGGGCGCCCAGATCGTCGTGGCCCACGCCGACAGCCGGGTCGCCCGCTTCTAG
- a CDS encoding TetR/AcrR family transcriptional regulator, protein MARRLSASRRAQILEAALGMFSERGYEGTPLSAIAEEVGLSKPGIVHHFPHKDDILEALFGPVFGEVEALLEGRPGREELLEGYLEIILRNRRLTVLLATDLAILNRPRIGERVCALNLRLRVALAGPGSTLEEEMRAECALGALRSPVVFFPEADPGLVRRVALEAARRVLGAGR, encoded by the coding sequence TTGGCGCGGCGGTTATCTGCCTCCCGGCGGGCGCAGATCCTGGAGGCGGCCCTCGGTATGTTCTCGGAGCGGGGCTACGAGGGGACGCCGCTCAGCGCCATCGCCGAGGAGGTGGGGCTGAGCAAGCCGGGGATCGTGCACCACTTCCCGCACAAGGACGACATCCTGGAGGCCCTCTTCGGGCCCGTCTTTGGCGAGGTGGAGGCGCTGCTGGAGGGGAGGCCTGGTAGGGAGGAGCTGCTCGAGGGGTACCTGGAGATCATACTCCGCAACCGCCGGCTGACGGTGCTGCTGGCGACCGATCTGGCGATCCTGAACCGGCCCCGGATCGGGGAGCGGGTCTGCGCTCTGAACCTGCGGCTGCGGGTGGCGCTCGCCGGGCCCGGCTCGACGCTGGAGGAGGAGATGCGGGCCGAGTGCGCCCTGGGGGCTCTGAGGTCGCCGGTGGTCTTCTTTCCGGAGGCGGACCCCGGGCTGGTCAGGAGGGTGGCGCTGGAGGCCGCGCGGCGGGTGCTCGGGGCCGGCCGCTAG